Proteins encoded within one genomic window of Halorussus salilacus:
- the aglJ gene encoding S-layer glycoprotein N-glycosyltransferase AglJ has product MAEFEDVCVLIPTLNEAATIGDVIEGFTSRGFENVLVVDGDSTDGTAEIARDRGARVVEQSGTGKGQAIREAIRHVDAEYVLMLDGDGTYRPEDADAMLEPLLEGEYEHVIGDRFADMEDGAMSRLNRLGNAMFNWVFRHVHGENFEDILSGYRAFTRESVEDFYLDADGFGVETEMAVECVKHGVPTTVVPIRYEARPDGSDTNLHPLRDGGVILVTLYQLAKTSNPMFYFGSVGVVSGLFGVAMAGYVAYEWFVKVPRESHEVLALVSAFAILFGVQLLMFGVLSDLIVTLHREQMRRLE; this is encoded by the coding sequence ATGGCCGAGTTCGAGGACGTGTGCGTTCTCATCCCCACGCTGAACGAAGCCGCGACCATCGGCGACGTGATCGAGGGGTTCACGAGCCGCGGGTTCGAGAACGTTCTCGTCGTCGACGGCGACTCCACCGACGGCACCGCGGAGATAGCCCGAGACCGCGGCGCGCGCGTCGTCGAGCAGTCCGGCACCGGGAAGGGACAGGCGATCCGAGAGGCGATCCGCCACGTCGACGCCGAGTACGTCCTGATGCTCGACGGCGACGGGACGTACCGGCCCGAGGACGCCGACGCGATGCTCGAACCCCTCCTCGAAGGCGAGTACGAGCACGTCATCGGCGACCGCTTCGCCGACATGGAGGACGGCGCGATGTCGCGGCTGAACCGACTCGGCAACGCGATGTTCAACTGGGTGTTCCGCCACGTCCACGGCGAGAACTTCGAGGACATCCTGAGCGGCTACCGGGCGTTCACCCGCGAGTCGGTCGAGGACTTCTACCTCGACGCCGACGGCTTCGGCGTCGAGACCGAGATGGCGGTCGAGTGCGTCAAGCACGGCGTCCCGACCACGGTGGTCCCCATCCGGTACGAGGCCCGCCCCGACGGGTCGGACACGAACCTCCACCCGCTCCGGGACGGCGGCGTCATCCTCGTCACGCTCTACCAGCTCGCGAAGACGAGCAATCCCATGTTCTACTTCGGAAGCGTCGGCGTGGTGAGCGGGCTGTTCGGCGTCGCGATGGCCGGGTACGTCGCCTACGAGTGGTTCGTGAAGGTTCCCCGCGAGAGCCACGAGGTGCTGGCGCTGGTCTCGGCGTTCGCCATCCTGTTCGGCGTGCAGTTGCTGATGTTCGGCGTCCTCTCGGACCTCATCGTGACGCTCCATCGAGAACAGATGCGGCGGCTGGAGTGA
- a CDS encoding DUF5816 domain-containing protein encodes MDATTTDDGRTVYVAREEGERGSKGPFFVVYTGDAGEDRYGYFCGNCEQIDNAMDPMGRIECNVCGNIRKPTEWDAAHE; translated from the coding sequence ATGGACGCGACCACGACGGACGACGGGCGGACGGTGTACGTCGCCCGCGAGGAGGGCGAGCGCGGGTCGAAGGGGCCCTTCTTCGTCGTCTACACCGGTGACGCGGGCGAGGACCGTTACGGCTACTTCTGCGGGAACTGCGAGCAAATCGACAACGCGATGGACCCGATGGGCCGCATCGAGTGCAACGTCTGTGGCAACATCCGCAAGCCGACCGAGTGGGACGCCGCTCACGAGTGA
- a CDS encoding DUF7116 family protein: MAPVSTPPIEQARSIFTDLGYAVSGDDGGEFRAERKWRSVRVTAMADSDETPDDGDMRCFVTWEEYASELRRRLRHLDPEYEWAIIGVRECGDYEVTRAPPSVAPAV; this comes from the coding sequence ATGGCCCCTGTTAGCACACCACCCATCGAACAGGCGCGGTCTATCTTCACCGACCTAGGCTACGCCGTGTCCGGCGACGACGGCGGCGAGTTCCGGGCCGAGCGAAAGTGGCGTTCCGTCCGGGTCACGGCGATGGCCGATTCGGACGAGACGCCGGACGACGGCGACATGCGCTGTTTCGTAACGTGGGAGGAGTACGCGTCCGAACTCCGGCGACGACTTCGACATCTCGATCCGGAGTACGAGTGGGCGATAATCGGTGTCAGGGAGTGTGGCGACTACGAGGTAACGCGCGCACCGCCGAGCGTGGCTCCGGCGGTCTGA